The region GAGATGGCGAGAGAGCAACTGATCAGTGGAAGAAATCCGGTAACAACTGGTATTGGTTAGATAGTGATGGCGAAATGGCTATCGATCAGCTGATTGAGGATGGCGACAACTATTATTATGTAGACATCAACGGTGTTATGGCAGCTAACCAGTGGGTAGCGATTGACAACGAGGATGCGGGCGAGGATGACGAGCCGGATCATTACTGGTATTACTTCCAGGCTAATGGTAAGGCATTAACCAACGGAGACAATGACAAAGTTTCTTTAAAGACGGTAAACGGCAAAAAGTATGCTTTTGATGACGAAGGCAAGATGTTGTTTGGCTGGGTAGATGAGAACAGTGCTGAGCGTGTAGACAATACAGACGGTGACGGCTTTAAGGAAGGTATCTACTACTTCGGCGGCGAGGATGACGGTGCTATGACCGTTGGCTGGCTGCAGCTTGACATCACATACGATGAAGCCACCAATGACGACTATAAGTATACCGCAGCAGCATTTAACGATGATGAGGATCAGACACGTTGGTTTTATTTTAAGTCCAATGGTAAGAAGATTTATGCTGAAGACGGAGACCGTACCAAAGATAAAACTATTAACGGCAGGAAGTATGCATTTGATCAGTATGGTGCAATGGTAGCTGAATGGTCTATTGATGAGGATGACCTCGGCAACGGTGGTATTGCTTCCTTTAGCTCTGCAATTGCGTCAACTAGTGAAGTTGTTACTGGTAAGGCAGCTGATTCTAAATATACCCAGGCATGGAAATACTTCAACAGCGTTGAAGATGGTTCCCGCGTAAGCAAGGGTTGGTTCAAAGTAGTATCTGCTGAATATATTAATGAAGAGAAATATAACGACGATGAGGATGCATGGTACTACGCAGATGGTAGTGGCAATCTGTATGCCGGTGAGTTCAAGACCATCAAAGGTAAGAAGTATGCATTCCGCAATGATGGTCGTATGCTGAGCGGCTTGAAGTTCATCTTGGATAACGGTAATGATAACTTAACCGTATATGCGGATGATGACAGCACATATGGTTTTGATAACGAGGATGATTTCCTGGATAATGCTGTTGATTTCTATGAGCCAAATGGCTATAAGTGCTACTATTTCGGTGGCGATGATGATGGTGCCATGAGAACAAATAAGACAACCGTTCCATTTGACGGCGATAATTATAACTTCTACTTCGAGAAATCAGGTGGCAGCAAGGGCGCTGGTGTAACCGGCGAAAAGGATAATAAGCTGTACCAGTCTGGTATGCTTTTGAAGGCGGACTCCGATGATAAATATATTGTAGTTGAAAAGGTTACAACAACCGAGAATGGCAAGACTACAACAACTTACACTAAATTAGACGATGCGAAAGATTTCCTGAATGCTGCAGGTGTAGTTTCTACGGATGAGTTAACTGGCAAGGCCTCAGATGCTTCCGTAGCTATCGGTAATGGCAATACCAAAAAGGCTGAAGATTTGTCCGAGGCTTACTCCATTACGTATAAGGAGGCATCTGCAACCGATAATGTTAAGTATGAGTATATTCTTGTAAATACATCCGGCAAGGTAGTTGATGGAAAAACAAAGAGCAAGGACGGAAATGATTACTACTATGTAACCAAGAAGAAGGCCGATGGAACCAACAGCATTGTAGCTGTATATGTTGAGGATTAATCTCTGGGAACGATTCTATTGTTTTAATATGAATTAAGGGGGAAGCGTTGTGACTGATTGACTGACAGTTAGCCACAGCGCTTCTTTTTGTCATAATAAACTTTAAACCAGAAAGGAACAGGATGATATGATTAAGAAAACATTTTTTGCCGCATTCTCTCTTGCGTTTTCTCTTGCGGTCTCTCTTGCGGCGGCCACTCCGATTTCCGTTTTGGCGGATACCTCCTCCAATACAATTATAATGGAAAACTGTGGAGCGTATCTCTTTGAATGGCGCCCTGTTGACTGTGGCAATGGGCGGGCATTTGCCATTCTTGTGGGAGGAAATACGATTTCAGAAAGCAATGTAATCTTAAACAGAGGATATGATTATGCCTATACTTTTAATCCCATGACCTATTCAAGACCATGGGGCAGCGTTCCTGATTTAGTAAATATTGACGGCGTATGGGCCATTCCAGAAAACGAGGGGACATTGCCAGAAGGAAGCCAGACTTATACGCGTATTGTGCTGCTTACCAATAATACAAACATGGATACGAAGGAGCGATATGTAGATGTAGTCCATCTTCCTAATGGTGTGGATACATCTACTCTCCCGCCTGAGGTACGTAAATATCTTATCAATGTAGACGGCTCAGATGCAGGTGCCTTCGAAGGGACCATTACATCCGGATGGGTTCAGGAGGGTGATATCTGGAAATATCGCACAACAGATGGTACCTTTATAACAAACAGTTGGGTACAGGTAGATGAAAAATCTTATTATATGAATGAAGAAGGAATCATGCTGGCCGACACCATTACCCCCGATGGATATTATGTAAATACAAAGGGTGAGAAGACCAGCTACATACCTGGCTGGCTCCAGGACGGCGCAAGCTGGAAATATGTGAGAAAAAACGGATATTATGCAGCCAATCAATGGATTCAGGACGCAGATGGGAAGTGGTACTATTTTGACATGGCGGCCGTCATGCTGGCCAATGCCACCACTCCTGACGGCTATTACGTGGATGCCAACGGCGTATGGGATGGACAGCCTGCCTCTGCTGTTACAGGAGGTGAAAATCCCGGACCAGGAGTTACCACAGCTTCTGATACTGAAGGATAATCCGGCCGTTCTTGCAACGGCACTGATAAGCGGCAATCGGGGTACCATTCAGGTACTCCCCTGCCGCTTATCATTTTATCCGGAAGTTAGACATTCTCCTTCTATTTGTCTATATATTTGCGTTTATCGCCCGATTTTTGTGAATAATCTGCGGGGATTTGTTCATCAATAGACAAATAAATGAAACTGTATATTTATTTTTGAGGAATCCTGAGCTAATATATTTGTTAAAAAATGAAAGGAGCAAAATTATAATGGAACTTATGGAGTCCCCGAATTTCTTGGATCATGCTGAACTTCTTGATGACAATACCCCTCAATGTCTCAATGCTTTTCACAAATATCTAATCCAGCATAACATGTCCTCTAATACAATCACTGCCTACATCTATAGCGTAAGGCATTTTTACACCTGTTTTGATCATCTTAATTCCAATAATGTCAGCCTTTACAAAGCATACCTTTTAGATCACTATCAGCCACAGACAGTCAATATGCGCATCCGCGCCCTGAACTGTTTCTTAAAATTCCAGGGCATCAGTGATTATAAAATACGTGCCCTCCGGCTGCAGCAGAAAAAATATACGGACTACATTATAAGCCAGGCTGACTATGAGTATCTGAAACGCCGGCTTCGTGAGGATGAACAATATACCTTCTATTTTATCATACGCTTTATCACCGCTACCGGGGTCCGTGTCAGTGAATTGGTTTCTTTTCAGATAGAGGATGTGATAAACGGCTATAAAGACATCTATTCAAAGGGAAATAAGATGAGACGCGTCTATATCCCCACCGCTTTGCAGGAGGATACACTCCAGTGGCTGGAATCTGAATGCAGAAAAAAAGGCCCTCTGTTTCTGAGCCACCTCAAACGAGGTATTTCTGTCTCTGGCATCCGCTCCCAGTTAAAGACATTTGCATACCGCTACCATCTTGATCCGAAGGTAGTATATCCTCACTCATTCCGGCATCGTTTCGCTAAAAATTTCATTGAAAATGGCGGAGACATCGCTTTCCTGTCCAACCTTCTGGGCCACACCAGCATCGAAACCACCCGTATCTATCTGAGACGGAGCAGCACGGAACAGTCCCTTATTGTGAATCAGATTGTTGACTGGTAATGGAATGAAAGGTGCGCTCAGCATGAATACAACTATACAAGAAAAAAATGAACCTGCCTTTCATGCATACCTGAAAAAAGCCCAGGCTTCTCCCAATACGATCCGCAGCTGCATGGCAGCCTGCAGGCTTTATTATTCCCTGTATGATGACCTGACTGTCAATCATCTGATTTGCTTTAAGGATTATCTTATTAATCACTACAAAGCAGCCACGGTAAACAATCGAATATACGGAATCAACCGGTACCTGGACTGCCTTGAAGAGCTTTGCGGCGGCCAAATGCTTCACTTCAGGCTGACTGTCATCCGTACCCAGCAGGCAGCCTTTCTGGATAATGTCATTTCCCAGGAAGATTATGAGACATTTAAGAAAATGCTTAAGGACGACGGAAATCTGCTGTGGTATTTTGTTGTTCGGTTTCTGGCATGTACCGGAGCCAGGGTCAGTGAACTGATACAGATTAAAGCAGAGCATCTGCATCTCGGCTATATTGACCTCTATACAAAGGGCGGGAAAGTGCGCCGTCTCCATTTTCCTGATGCCCTGTGCCGTGAAGCCCTGGAATGGCTGGCTGCGAAGGGACAGGCTTCCGGATTTTTATTTGTCAACCGGAATGGAAACCAGATCACCTCCCGCGGAATCAGCAGTCAGCTTAAGACGCTGGCCATACGCTGTCAGATTCCGCCTGAAACAGTCTATCCTCACTCCTTCCGGCACAGGTTTGCTAAAAATTTCCTTGAAAAGTTTAATGATATCTCCCTTCTTGCCGATTTGATGGGCCACGAAAGCATTGAAACCACCCGCATTTACCTTACAAAATCAACGCAGGAGCAGCGTGAACTGATTGACAAAATAGTTACCTGGTAATGTTTGCCGGCATTATGACGCCGCGGATATCGGGAATCCGGCAGTCACAGCAGGCCGCCTCATATCGCCCGCCTCCTCCGGGGAAGACCAAGGGCAATAAGATGAGGCGTGCCTATATTCCCCGCGGACTGATTCATGAACTGCAGGAATGGCTGGCCGCCGCCCACCGAAGCACCGGTCCCCTGTTCCTCAGCCGTTTTCACACTCCCATCTCCCCATCGGGCATACGTGCTCAGTTCAAGGTATTCGCGGTCCGGTACGGCCTGGACCCAGAGGTCGTCTATCCCCACTCCTCCCGGCACCGTTTTGCCAAAAACCTTCTGACAAATTTCAATGCTATTTCCCTTTTGGCCAACCTTATGGGCCATGAGAGCATTGAGACCACACGAATCTATCTGACCCGTTCTTCCGATGAGCAGAGAGAGCTTATTGACAGAATTGTCACATGGCGGATTGCATTTTTGTGAAAAAAACAGTATCATAGAAGAAACTCGGAAAGGATGGTTTATATGTACGAATATACCTGGTATCAATGGCTTACGTTCTTTTTTATATACTGCTTTTTCGGATGGATTTTTGAATCCACCTATGTTTCCGCGAAAACAGGCCGCTTTGTGAACCGCGGTTTCCTGCGCCTTCCCCTGCTTCCCCTTTACGGAACAGGCGCCGTTATGATGTTGTGGGTATCCCTTCCTGTAAAGGATAACCTGCTCCTGGTGTACCTGACAGGCGTCATCGCCGCCACCCTTCTGGAATACGTCACCGGCTGGGGCATGGAGAGGCTGTTTAAGATGAAATACTGGGATTACAGCAGCCAGCGATTTAACGTGAAAGGATATATCTGCCTCAGCTCCTCCATTGCCTGGGGTTTTCTGACCATCTTTCTTACAGAGGTGGTTCACCGCCCCATCGAGCATTACGTCCTGGGCCTGCCTGTCATGGTCAACATTGTTTTTGTACTGATAACAACCCTGCTGTTTGCAGCGGATACGGCTGAGTCCGTAAAAACCGCCCTGGATTTGGCCAAGGTGCTGGATGCCATGACAGACATGCGGGCTGAACTGGACGATATACAGGTACAGATGGCTCTGTTAAAGGCAGAAACCAGCGAGCGCGTTGCCGAGGCCAGAGAGGAAGCGGCTGCCAGGCTCAGCCGGATGAAGTCAGGAGCTGCCAGCCATGCGGCTGCGTTTAAGGATGACACGGCCGAACGCCTGAATGAGCTGGTTGAGAACACCATGGAGAAAATGAGCGGATTCGTGGAGGGTACCGCCGAAAAGATGGGCGGTCTGGTGGAAAACACAGCCGAAAAGGTGGCCCGGACAGCGGAACGGCTGTCAGAGCTTACGGAGGACGCGGCTGCCAGGGTGTCCGGTACGCTGGCCCAGCGCGCGGAGGGAGCCCAGCAGGCAATACAGCGTGACGAGCTTAACAAAGGTGTTGTCCAGGAGCGCAGGGACAAACTGGCCGCCCTGTCGCAGCGCCTTGTATCCATTTCCGAAAAACGCCATATGCTTTCAAGCCATATGGACTTCTACCGCAGAGGCATACTGAAGGGCAATCCCACCGCCTCCTCTTCCCGGTTCGCAGAAGCGCTGAAGGAACTGCGTGAAGTTGCGGACAGGAAGGACCCGGATGAACGTCATATAAAATAGTATTCTGTTTTTTAACCAAAAATACCCTAATAGTTTGACACAGCTTTATTTTCTGCGTCCTGCTATTAGGGTATGTTTTATTCCATAATTATTACATCATCTTATCCACCATAGCCATCACGGCTGCGCCCAGTGCCTCAGACCTGGCGTCGGCATCCTCCATGGAGCTGCCCTTGATACCATAGTAGAACTTAATCTTAGGCTCTGTTCCGGAAGGTCTCACACAAATCCATGCTCCGTCGTTTAAATCATAGTACAGCACGTTGGAGGAAGGAAGGCCTGTGGGCTTTACTTCACCGGCAGCCATATCCTTTATGGTGTCCAGCTTGTAATCTCTGGCGGACACTACCTTGTAGCCGCCCACCTCTTTTGGCGTATTATTCCTGAGCGTCTCCATGATTGACTGAATCTTAGCCAGGCCCTCGATGCCGGATAAGCCGATAGACTTGACAGCATCCTTGTAATAGCCGTACTTCTCATACATGGCAACCATGGTATCCCACAGGGTCATGCCCTTCTGCTTATAGTAAGCGGCCGCCTCGCAAAGGGCCGCTGTCGCGGAAATGGCGTCCTTGTCACGGGCATAGGTGCCAATGAGGCATCCGTAGCTCTCCTCCATACCAAAGAGGTAAGTCCCGTGGCCCGTCTTTTCATTCTTTAATACCTGCTGCCCTATCCACTTGAAACCGGTCAGCACTTCAATCAGTTCACAGCCGTACTCCCTTGCAACCGCATCAATCAGGTTGGTGGAGACAATGGACTTGATAACCTGCCCGTCCTCCGGAATCTTGCCTG is a window of Enterocloster clostridioformis DNA encoding:
- a CDS encoding choline-binding protein, whose amino-acid sequence is MIKKTFFAAFSLAFSLAVSLAAATPISVLADTSSNTIIMENCGAYLFEWRPVDCGNGRAFAILVGGNTISESNVILNRGYDYAYTFNPMTYSRPWGSVPDLVNIDGVWAIPENEGTLPEGSQTYTRIVLLTNNTNMDTKERYVDVVHLPNGVDTSTLPPEVRKYLINVDGSDAGAFEGTITSGWVQEGDIWKYRTTDGTFITNSWVQVDEKSYYMNEEGIMLADTITPDGYYVNTKGEKTSYIPGWLQDGASWKYVRKNGYYAANQWIQDADGKWYYFDMAAVMLANATTPDGYYVDANGVWDGQPASAVTGGENPGPGVTTASDTEG
- a CDS encoding argininosuccinate lyase, coding for MRKQTKLVAVLSTAALLAIGASMTSFAATGWAEEDGTWVYYNRDGERATDQWKKSGNNWYWLDSDGEMAIDQLIEDGDNYYYVDINGVMAANQWVAIDNEDAGEDDEPDHYWYYFQANGKALTNGDNDKVSLKTVNGKKYAFDDEGKMLFGWVDENSAERVDNTDGDGFKEGIYYFGGEDDGAMTVGWLQLDITYDEATNDDYKYTAAAFNDDEDQTRWFYFKSNGKKIYAEDGDRTKDKTINGRKYAFDQYGAMVAEWSIDEDDLGNGGIASFSSAIASTSEVVTGKAADSKYTQAWKYFNSVEDGSRVSKGWFKVVSAEYINEEKYNDDEDAWYYADGSGNLYAGEFKTIKGKKYAFRNDGRMLSGLKFILDNGNDNLTVYADDDSTYGFDNEDDFLDNAVDFYEPNGYKCYYFGGDDDGAMRTNKTTVPFDGDNYNFYFEKSGGSKGAGVTGEKDNKLYQSGMLLKADSDDKYIVVEKVTTTENGKTTTTYTKLDDAKDFLNAAGVVSTDELTGKASDASVAIGNGNTKKAEDLSEAYSITYKEASATDNVKYEYILVNTSGKVVDGKTKSKDGNDYYYVTKKKADGTNSIVAVYVED
- a CDS encoding tyrosine-type recombinase/integrase, with translation MELMESPNFLDHAELLDDNTPQCLNAFHKYLIQHNMSSNTITAYIYSVRHFYTCFDHLNSNNVSLYKAYLLDHYQPQTVNMRIRALNCFLKFQGISDYKIRALRLQQKKYTDYIISQADYEYLKRRLREDEQYTFYFIIRFITATGVRVSELVSFQIEDVINGYKDIYSKGNKMRRVYIPTALQEDTLQWLESECRKKGPLFLSHLKRGISVSGIRSQLKTFAYRYHLDPKVVYPHSFRHRFAKNFIENGGDIAFLSNLLGHTSIETTRIYLRRSSTEQSLIVNQIVDW
- a CDS encoding tyrosine-type recombinase/integrase, which translates into the protein MNTTIQEKNEPAFHAYLKKAQASPNTIRSCMAACRLYYSLYDDLTVNHLICFKDYLINHYKAATVNNRIYGINRYLDCLEELCGGQMLHFRLTVIRTQQAAFLDNVISQEDYETFKKMLKDDGNLLWYFVVRFLACTGARVSELIQIKAEHLHLGYIDLYTKGGKVRRLHFPDALCREALEWLAAKGQASGFLFVNRNGNQITSRGISSQLKTLAIRCQIPPETVYPHSFRHRFAKNFLEKFNDISLLADLMGHESIETTRIYLTKSTQEQRELIDKIVTW
- a CDS encoding putative ABC transporter permease, which codes for MYEYTWYQWLTFFFIYCFFGWIFESTYVSAKTGRFVNRGFLRLPLLPLYGTGAVMMLWVSLPVKDNLLLVYLTGVIAATLLEYVTGWGMERLFKMKYWDYSSQRFNVKGYICLSSSIAWGFLTIFLTEVVHRPIEHYVLGLPVMVNIVFVLITTLLFAADTAESVKTALDLAKVLDAMTDMRAELDDIQVQMALLKAETSERVAEAREEAAARLSRMKSGAASHAAAFKDDTAERLNELVENTMEKMSGFVEGTAEKMGGLVENTAEKVARTAERLSELTEDAAARVSGTLAQRAEGAQQAIQRDELNKGVVQERRDKLAALSQRLVSISEKRHMLSSHMDFYRRGILKGNPTASSSRFAEALKELREVADRKDPDERHIK